One region of Apus apus isolate bApuApu2 chromosome 6, bApuApu2.pri.cur, whole genome shotgun sequence genomic DNA includes:
- the EN1 gene encoding homeobox protein engrailed-1 → MEEPPEGHDHRDAAPGPASSGSGSDGESVPVSPSPAPASPAAPCPLPLPRRRHPPPPPPPPHRTTNFFIDNILRPDFGCKKEPPAPAGGGGGGSRERDGDRGQSSGRENVNPLLARPPNPPSLLCPDSNCRPDGSAPPAAASAAAKASPAAAAAVAAASGAAKPPADGGETHPAKYGEHGSPAILLMGSNNGGPVIKPDSQQPLVWPAWVYCTRYSDRPSSGPRTRKLKKKKTEKEDKRPRTAFTAEQLQRLKAEFQANRYITEQRRQSLAQELSLNESQIKIWFQNKRAKIKKATGIKNGLALHLMAQGLYNHSTTTVQDKEESE, encoded by the exons ATGGAAGAGCCTCCGGAGGGGCACGACCACCGAGACGCGGCGCCCGGCCCGGCGagcagcggcagcggcagcgATGGCGAGAGCGTCCCCgtgtcccccagccccgcgcccgcctcccccgccgcgccctgccccctgcccctgccccgccgccgccacccgccgcccccgccgccgccgccccacCGAACCACCAACTTTTTCATCGACAACATCCTGAGGCCGGACTTCGGCTGCAAGAAGGAGCCGCCCGCGCCGGCTGGCggcggaggaggaggcagcCGGGAGCGGGACGGAGACCGAGGGCAGAGCTCAGGTAGAGAAAACGTCAACCCGCTGCTGGCCCGGCCGCCCAACCCgccctccctcctctgcccgGACTCGAACTGCCGTCCCGACGGCTCCGCGCCGCCCGCAgccgcctccgccgccgccaAAGCCAGTCCCGCCGCGGCGGCCGCGGTAGCGGCGGCGTCGGGGGCGGCCAAGCCCCCCGCCGACGGGGGCGAGACTCACCCGGCGAAGTACGGGGAGCACGGCAGCCCCGCCATCCTCCTCATGGGCTCTAATAATGGAGGACCTGTTATAAAGCCCGACTCGCAACAGCCGCTGGTGTGGCCTGCCTGGGTCTACTGCACTAGGTATTCAGACAGACCGTCCTCGG GCCCCCGCACCAGGaagctgaagaagaagaagacgGAGAAGGAGGACAAGCGGCCGCGGACGGCGTTCACGGCCGAGCAGCTCCAGCGGCTGAAGGCGGAGTTCCAGGCGAACCGGTACATCACGGAGCAGCGGCGGCAGAGCCTGGCCCAGGAGCTCAGCCTCAACGAGTCCCAGATCAAGATCTGGTTCCAGAACAAACGAGCCAAGATCAAGAAGGCGACGGGCATCAAGAACGGGCTGGCGCTGCACCTCATGGCCCAGGGACTCTACAACCACTCCACCACCACCGTGCAGGACAAAGAGGAGAGCGAGTGA